CGTTGTCACTCAGAGTTCCACCACGCAGGTCGCTCCTGAGTCTGGTGATGCCGTGAAAAGTGCACCCTTGGAAAGCAGTGCAGGCCCACCGCAGTGGGTCTGTGGGCAAACAAGGCACAGGACCCTCCCCAAAGTGGCATTCTTTGTACCCCGAGGGCACAGGCGGCTTGCTACACGCCAGCCAACCGGGGCACCCAACTTCTCATGCTGCTGAGGAGGAAGCGGGCACGGTGCTGgacagaagctggggggggggagggagggaatcagTGCCAGCCCCACCTCATTCCTACCACATCTCCTCACTAATGCCCACAGCCAGGCCTGGCCTCCAACTATCCAGAGTGGGCAAAAGAGGCTGTTGAACTGGAAGAGCAGGATCAAGTCCCGAACCTGGCTGCAGGAGAGAAGGGAGCCGGGTGGATCTGGGCCAGGGTgaagggctggcaggggctgcttcAGGGGGGCTCGTGGCGGGCGGGAGGAGAGGCATTCCTGAGAGCCACCGCTGGGGCCCAGCCTGGCTCAGCCCTCTCTGCTTCTTGGGCTGGGCGGCCTGCCCTCCGTCTTTGGCCCACAGCACAGCCACTCCTTCCACGAAGGCAGCTGCCGCTTAAAGGAGGGGGATGGGGTAGGACGCACAGGCTGCCAGCCCACACATGTTGCACCCCCGCTGGATATTGAAGTACCTGAAAGCAGAGAGCGACACGGGCGTGGGTGGCAGGCCCTGCTCCCAGAGGGATCTTCCTCAGCACCCTTCCCTGCAAAGTGAGTCCTCGTGCTCCCAACCCAGGGACTGGGGCCACCCACTCTGCAGCCCCCAAGTGCAGCTCTTTACTTCCTTTATGCCCCCACCTAATGGAACAACCTGCCTGAGGTCACAACAGCTCCTGGCTtcccacaaactatgcaaaaccgAGCCAAGTATGAGTCTAGCCGCACCTTTGCAGATTCCCCAGGCATCCCAGCAGATAATGGGGAGGATCCATCAGTCCAAGAGACAGGAGCCCCAGGGTGGTGCTTGCCCCCGAGTGGAgggctggaagaggaggaggaagtggaagaagggcaGGCCTTACCCCTGCATGCCCCAGGCTGTGCCCCAGGAGTTCTTGACGATCCAGTAGGGCAGGCCATTCTCTTCCCCGTAGCCCACGGCCAGGACGGCGTGATTCACTTTGTCTGGAGTCTTGTGGCAGAGTTTGCTGCATGCAGAACGGAAGAAAGAGTTTTGGATCACACCCAGGAGACAGGCTAACCGCAGACTGCAGTCAGGCAGTGCCGGAGTTCAAGGGAGACGCAGGTGGGCAGCCGTGCCAgtctggagtccaggggcaccacgttttattcaaggggggAGCTCTCGTGGGCAGGCAGACTTTGTCAGACATTGAATGGAGTTGCAAGGCCACATGTATGAGGAGAGAGTGGGCCGTGGAGTTGTACACAGCACAGTGTGCTATTTGGGAGTCACACTGCATGATGAAGGCGCTCGCCAGTGGCAAGGGCCTGGCGGGAACAAGAAGTTAAGTTTCCCAGGGCAGCCTCCATCGGCTTCTCAAGGGAAAGGCGTGCCAGACTCACCTGGAGTAAACTCCCTTTGCATACAACATGAAGTCCTCGGTCACTTCGAAGGCAaagctcacagggttgtggttCCCCACAGCTTCCACCAGGCCCTCCTCATCATTCTGGAAGGCAACAGCCCAGACGTCAGCAGGCCGAACGGCGTGCAACTGAGCCCCGTGGGCCAGGGGGCTggagggaggctgaggaggaggcggcgggagcCCGGCAGAACAAGAGCACAGGGCTGCTGCAGGGCACGGGGTCCAGGgagccctggggagggagggagggagggagggagggaggggctcagTGTGCAGGGGCaggagagcagggggggggaggcagcaaggGCACTCACCTGCGTGATGTTGACCACGTCCTTCACAAAGGCCACGGCCTCCTTGGGCTGGAACTTGCAGGTGCCGTTCTGCGGGGAAGGACCAGGCGAGCCGGTCAGCGCCTGCAGCACAACCCGCCCGATAGGGCCCCACCCCCAATGCCAGCTTCCAGCCTACCTTGGCCCGGTACGGGTACGCGTCCTCGCCCATGAGCCCGGGGTTGTATCGGATGTATTCAAAAGCCTGGCTGGGGAGGCCCCTGGAAAGGGAGAAGACGAAGACATAAATGTATTTGAGCGGAGAAGGCCGAAAAGACCGGGGGCAGGGTGGGAGGGTgctgaggagagaggcagagggcccccctgcctgcccgcccgcccaccccacCAGAGGGCCTGCTCACCCGCTGCAGCCGTGGTTGTTGAAGGCCTGGGCACAGTCGACCAGCTGCTGCTCAGcctggcgggagggagggagaagtcgctctggggcaagagaccCTCCAAGGAGCCCCTGAGTGGTTTCACCAGCTCCCCTCTGTGACCCAACGGGCACGTGGCTGGCCCTGCCTATGGGGTCCCATTCCTCTGCAGCCCCCCGTTTCCAACACATCCAGCCTGAAGACACACAATcgccccccccacacgcacacacacagtggCTGCCAGTCCTGTAGCTGGCCTGCCcggaggcaaccagcagaggactGGGGAGGCCACATCAGCATTCCCTCCATcccgaagaaggaagaagaagaagagacgcTTGTCCCTCCCAGCCGCTGCCCgcagctcccttcccctcctgtccCCGCTGGTTCTCCTCTGGAAACCTGCCGTTTGCGGCAAGAGAGCGAAAGTGCCTCCCTGTCTCCGCTGCAGGAAGTCCTTGTGGCCCAGACATGCCCCAGCCGGCCAGCCCCGGCACACCGACTGAGAGGCCTGTGGCTCAGGTgtcctctccaggccccgcctggctGTGgactagccccccctccccccccccgcactccctCAGGGCATTAAAGGAAGTGGCCCGCACGGaattccccggggggggggggagggggttaccaGGTCCAGCAGCTTCCCGGTGGCGATGGCGACGGCCGACTCTAAGCACCCCGTGGTGGAGAAGGTCCAGCAGCTCCCGCAGGGaccctgggggtgggagggagccatGAAAGGGCTGTCCTCGGAAAGGCAGGGAGGCAGCGCAGGGGGGCTCTGGCCTGTGTGCATCCAAGGCCCCCCCAGGGCCCACACCCCGCAGCCAGGCCTCCGTAGGCCCCCCTGCTCCAGGGCCCTCACCTGGTTCTTGACGGGCGTCACGTAGTTGCCCTTCTTCCTCCAGTCCACAGCCCCTGGGTGCCCTCCTGCCGTGCCCTTGAAGTTGCCCTGGGTGGCCGAGCAGTTCTGCAAGAGACAGCAGTGGAGGAAGGTCAGTGCCCAGGGAAGGGCCCCGTCAGTCTGCCTTTAGGCGCCTGAGCTATGCGGGGGCAAAAGAGGCTGCTGCAGTCCCAGGCTCAAATCTCACCACCGATAAGCAGCCATCTCCTTGTAAAAAATTTCAATTCAGCAAAGGTCAAACTCCACAGGgcagccacacacacacgcacacacgtcACTGTTTTTGGAGAAGAAAATAAACCCATTTCCAATGAGCACAGAAGGCCACAGCTTGTCATTAGACCCTTGGCAGCAAGAGAAAGAACCTAGCCATGAAAAGCCAAACAATTATAAATCTGcacaacagcaaaagaaaaaaaaacgttTTTCATCCTTTTCCCCCAAGATGCTCCCCCATTTTGTCCTTGTTAACAAGGAGGCAATCGTCAGCAGGCATGGAGGGGGGAACAATCCCTTAGGATCTGGGATGGAGCTtgaatccctcctcccccctcccccccgcatcACCCTCCAGGAGCTGAGCTGGGAGGCATACAGCTGGCCTGTGCTGCTGGCAGAAGGGGGCCTGGCCGGGCAGCTGCAAGGAACTCTCCTCTGCCCACATGGCACTTTCACTTTCACATcccttttatgggggggggaacgggaacGGCCAACTCAGCCTTTTCAGTAATGATGGCGGACCTGGAGCCATGGGTCGAGGGGGGGGGACCACCAAGTTCTCCTCCttgcctcctgggggggggggagccagctcACCTGCGGCTCCTGCCAGAGGTACATCTTCCGGAACTCGGCAAAGGTCAGGTCTGCAAACTGATTCAGGCCCACtgaagaaaggagagggaaggtCAGGGGGGAGCTGGGGCCAGGGCAGGGTTTCGGGCAGAAGCAGCagcgcccctccccccagtaccCCCCACCCTTGCTGGCCGCCTACTTTGGAAGGAGTGGTTGCCGGCATTGTGCTTCTCCACCTTCTGCTTGTTGGTGAGGAAGATGCCGAAGCGCTGGGCCTCCTCTGCGGGGCTGTACTGCTTGTGGTGCTGGGGAGAGAGGCACAGGCTGCAGGGCCAGAGACAagcggggcgtggggggggggctgcctccaaGATGCAGCTGTCCGGGGGTCGTGTCCTCCCTgggcgtgggggggggtgaggttggcACCCACCGGCCTTCTACTGCGGAGACCCGCAGGCTCCGGATCTGGCCGGCCCGCCTGCCTGGCCCCGGCGCCCCCGcagcgcccagcccagccctgccctctccccGCGGAAGATGCTCGGGCGTACCTGCCGCATCCAGGCCGTGAAGAGCGGCTCTTCTgcaggcggggaggaggaggaggaggaggagagaaaaagcagcagcagcagcgcatcAGGCCTGGGCCGCCCCGGCGCTCGCCCACACCAACCCCCCCGCGCCCcccagccagcccagcccagcccgggaGCAGCTGGCCCGACCGGGCCGCAGCCGCCCCTCGCCGCCGGACGGCGCTGCAAGCTGGCACTGCCGCGCTCCCGTGCGCCccgcgggcagggggggggggcgagcttaCCGGGGTGTCCGCCGAAGCCCCCGCCCAGCGCCCCGGACGCCCAGGCGGCccacagcagcggcagcagcgccCCGGGCCCCATCCCGCCTGCCGGGACGGaatcgctcgctcgctcgctcgacGGCGGGCCGAAGGGGGCGGCTGGGGCCGACAGGGGCCGGAGGGAGGAGGCCGGAGCGCGCGTCACGGGGCCGGGGCGGAGCGCAGCAGCGCCGGGCAAAGGGCAGCCGCGGGAACCGCCCCAAGCCACCCCCCCTCCGCTGCCCCCGCCCCGCCAGGGCTGCGCGGACTCccccttccagccccccccccctcccggcaggTCGCCCTACCTGAGGATCCTGGGCCTGACCCTCACCCTACAGCCATCGCCACCCACCTCGGGCGTGGGCTGCCTCTTTCAGTCCGTTTTGGAGTGTTCACCCGCTGTActgggtgggaaagcagcataaaaatgttttgaatataGTAAACAAGAAATGATTCCCCAGCTCAGCCACGTGTGCTGCGCATTGTTTGGACCACACAGCCCCGGCAGGCTGCAGGGCCAAAAACTCTCCTTGGCCAAGAGGAGGGGCTCCTTGGGACATTCTTCTGATTACAGGCCAAGGAGGGCAAATCCAGCCAGAGGCTTCTCTCAGCGGGGTCCCAAGCGCCTGGCACTCAGAGAATGGCTGCCTTACCCACTCACCCCACACCCACAAGAtgaacttataccttgaataaaactttgttgactggactcaaattttgttctgctacccaTGTGAATCAGTCCTCTGACATGGCATTAAATGCTTCCAGCACTTTGCTCCCCCAACCCATCAGTCTGGTTTCTCAGTTCACAcagacagaaccccccccccctcagaaataTGTCTTCTTGACCCTGCTAGAATGTTCAGCTTTCAGCCCTTTTTGTTGTGAAGATATAAGGGGAAATAAGCAAGGCATTTTGGTTCCAGTAGCTTGGGGCTGTGGGAAGAGGGGCTTGAAGGAAGCTACAGTGGAATATTGGACTAAGTTGGGGTCTGCTCTGATCCAGAGAGGTCCTTTGTGGTCTTAGGCCATCGTGTCTCAGGTGGATCCAACGCAGACTTCAAGGTTAAGAAACCCTCTTTTGTACCTTGGAATGTCTACCAGGACTTCCAAATAATTTAGCCACAGGAAAAATATCCACCTTTCACCAGAAACAATATATGTTTGCGAAAGCCATCATTCACCCTGAGATAAAATAGATTTATTAGCAAGAGGTAATCAGGAAacatatatttttacaaaaatgGAAATTTTCTTTTTCGCAAACAAACAAGCTGTAAGTTGAAATATTTTAGGTCTTGAAATAGAATTCTCATACCACTGGGTATTGCTTACAGCAAAGGTTTCTGGTCTGAGTTAGTGTGTGGTGCATGCCAGCCTCTTCCGAGTTCTTCTAGGACTATATACTGTACAGTGTAAAAAATACATGATAATATTCACAGAATAAGCACTACATTACTATATTCCTGCTAACGAGGGGTTAGCCAGGATTACAGCAGATGTAATAAAAACATTTCAATCCCCGCCCCGCTCTAACTCTACATTATATTACTAAGAAGTGTCACGAGGTTACAGACAGAGCATGTTGACGGAAGCTGCCCAGGGACATGGTGCAGTGGAAAGGTccaaagagaagggggagaagggggccGTCTCCTCTCTGGGCCGCCTCAAGGCATTGCAGTGGCTGAGGGAGGGGCCCCAAAGGCCGACCCCACTGGCCCATGCACACACACTGGCAGCAGGCAGATTTCCAGATACCTGTCCCAGGTCAGACATCTGGTTTCTCCTGTTCTGGATCTCCAAGCTccctcctggcctggcctcaggaGAGGGACGCCAGCCCCCAACCGGCCCGAGGTCCTTCTTCAACCCTGACCTCCCCTGTTGCGGCAGCCAGCAATACAGAGCGGTTCCCTCCAGCCTCCTGGGCCCCTCGCAGAGGTGGAACGTGCTGCTGCTCCCTCCCAattttgctgtgttgtttttttttttaattgggggggggggtcagactcACACAGCAGCAGTTAGAAATTCCTTGCTTCGGAATAGGTGTGTTTGTTTTAATTCTTAACAAAGACGTCCAGGTTGCAAAGCCCAAGAAAAGCCTAAATTCCTCCATGGTTGatcatcaggaggaggaggtggagcagGACGTGCGaggtgcctgcctgccctgtgtACAAGCGGGTTTTTCCTCCACCACCCCttaatccctcccactccccccccacaaagAATCAATGACAAAGAGAACATTGCTTAATAGAAACCAGGACGGCAATCCACAAAACGGCCAAGGCCTCAGGACTCCCCAGGGAaacgcacgggggggggggggcaagggtcaCTAGTCGAgttccaagaaggggggggggcagggcccgGAGAgcatttttcctttgctttcccccTTTGCCTTTCCCAGGTGGAGaagcacagaggggggggggagtcagtccGGGGGTGTGGGGGAGAAACGAAGGAGAGCGGCTGTTATGTACAACGGTG
This window of the Paroedura picta isolate Pp20150507F chromosome 18, Ppicta_v3.0, whole genome shotgun sequence genome carries:
- the CTSH gene encoding pro-cathepsin H, with translation MGPGALLPLLWAAWASGALGGGFGGHPEEPLFTAWMRQHHKQYSPAEEAQRFGIFLTNKQKVEKHNAGNHSFQMGLNQFADLTFAEFRKMYLWQEPQNCSATQGNFKGTAGGHPGAVDWRKKGNYVTPVKNQGPCGSCWTFSTTGCLESAVAIATGKLLDLAEQQLVDCAQAFNNHGCSGGLPSQAFEYIRYNPGLMGEDAYPYRAKNGTCKFQPKEAVAFVKDVVNITQNDEEGLVEAVGNHNPVSFAFEVTEDFMLYAKGVYSSKLCHKTPDKVNHAVLAVGYGEENGLPYWIVKNSWGTAWGMQGYFNIQRGCNMCGLAACASYPIPLL